The following coding sequences lie in one Pseudarthrobacter phenanthrenivorans Sphe3 genomic window:
- a CDS encoding ATP-dependent Clp protease proteolytic subunit, translated as MATVDPAAQDNYIYNRLLKERIIWLGSEVRDDNANAICSQLLLLSAENPDKDIYLYINSPGGSVTAGMAIYDTMQFIPNDVVTVATGLAASMGQFLLSSGTKGKRYATPNARVLMHQPSGGIGGTASDIKIQAELILHMKKVMAELTAEQTGQTVETILKDNDRDKWFTATEALEYGFFDKIAAHAGSVAGGGGTSNGSSGESASQN; from the coding sequence ATGGCGACTGTCGATCCTGCAGCCCAGGACAACTACATCTACAACCGGCTCCTGAAAGAGCGCATCATCTGGTTGGGCTCCGAGGTGCGTGACGACAACGCCAACGCCATCTGCTCACAGCTCCTCCTCCTGTCCGCGGAGAACCCGGACAAGGACATCTACCTCTACATCAACTCACCGGGCGGCTCCGTGACGGCCGGCATGGCCATCTACGACACCATGCAGTTCATCCCGAACGACGTCGTGACCGTGGCCACGGGCCTGGCGGCCTCCATGGGCCAGTTCCTGCTGTCCTCCGGCACCAAGGGCAAGCGGTACGCCACCCCCAACGCCCGCGTCCTGATGCACCAGCCCTCGGGCGGCATCGGCGGCACGGCCTCCGACATCAAGATCCAGGCCGAGCTCATCCTGCACATGAAGAAGGTCATGGCTGAACTCACTGCAGAGCAGACCGGCCAGACCGTGGAAACCATCCTCAAGGACAACGACCGTGACAAGTGGTTCACGGCAACCGAAGCCCTCGAGTACGGCTTCTTCGACAAGATCGCGGCCCACGCCGGCTCGGTCGCCGGCGGCGGCGGAACCTCCAACGGTTCGTCCGGCGAGTCAGCTTCCCAGAACTAA
- the tig gene encoding trigger factor, whose protein sequence is MKSAVENLTPTRVKLNVEVPFEELKPSIDSAYKTVASQIQVPGFRKGKVPAKLIDQRVGRGYVLETAINEGLNGWYQAAVQESGIRPLSRPEVEITEVPDPSATDGGLKFAAEVDVRPEIELPDYSGIKVEVAAAQSSDEDVDKALDELRGRFGTLKSVDRPAADGDFLTIDITATIDGEEVDSAAGLSYQVGAGTMLEGMDEAVTGLSADEDAIFDTTLVGGDHAGEAAQVKVVVKAVKERELPEANDDFAQLASEFDTLAELREDLAKQAADSKIVEQGVEARDKVLDKLVELVEVPVPDSVVEEQLEAHFKEGNGHGEGEHDTEEHREEVRANTARAFQNEIILDAIAEKEEVNVSQNELIDYIVTTASQYGMDPNQFAQIIDQSGQVPMMVSEVRRRKALAVVLGQAEVTDTEGNAVDLSDFVRPGGEEEAPAAEAPEAEAPAADEAETAAVEEDKAEAKA, encoded by the coding sequence GTGAAGAGCGCTGTCGAGAACCTCACCCCCACGCGGGTCAAGCTCAACGTTGAGGTTCCCTTTGAGGAACTGAAGCCCAGCATCGACTCGGCTTACAAGACTGTTGCTTCGCAGATCCAGGTCCCTGGGTTCCGTAAGGGCAAGGTACCCGCCAAGCTCATCGACCAGCGCGTCGGCCGCGGTTACGTCCTGGAGACGGCCATCAACGAAGGCCTCAACGGCTGGTACCAGGCCGCCGTGCAGGAATCCGGCATCCGTCCCCTGAGCCGTCCCGAGGTTGAGATCACCGAGGTCCCGGACCCCTCCGCAACGGACGGCGGCCTGAAGTTCGCCGCCGAGGTTGACGTCCGCCCCGAAATTGAACTCCCGGACTACTCCGGCATCAAGGTTGAGGTCGCTGCGGCCCAGTCCTCCGACGAAGACGTGGACAAGGCCCTGGACGAACTGCGCGGCCGCTTCGGCACGCTCAAGTCCGTTGACCGTCCCGCCGCCGATGGTGACTTCCTCACCATCGACATCACCGCCACCATTGACGGCGAAGAGGTTGACTCCGCCGCCGGCCTGTCCTACCAGGTGGGCGCAGGCACCATGCTCGAAGGCATGGACGAGGCCGTCACCGGCCTCAGCGCCGACGAGGACGCCATCTTCGACACCACCCTGGTGGGTGGCGACCACGCCGGTGAAGCCGCCCAGGTCAAGGTGGTCGTGAAGGCCGTCAAGGAGCGCGAACTCCCTGAGGCGAACGACGACTTCGCCCAGCTCGCCTCCGAGTTCGACACCCTTGCCGAACTGCGCGAAGACCTGGCCAAGCAGGCCGCCGATTCCAAGATCGTGGAGCAGGGCGTTGAAGCCCGCGACAAGGTCCTGGACAAGCTCGTTGAGCTCGTCGAGGTTCCCGTGCCGGATTCGGTCGTCGAAGAGCAGCTCGAAGCCCACTTCAAGGAGGGCAACGGCCACGGCGAAGGCGAGCACGACACCGAGGAGCACCGTGAAGAGGTGCGCGCCAACACCGCGCGTGCCTTCCAGAACGAGATCATCCTCGACGCCATAGCCGAAAAGGAAGAAGTCAACGTCAGCCAGAACGAGCTGATCGACTACATCGTCACCACCGCCAGCCAGTACGGCATGGACCCCAACCAGTTCGCCCAGATCATCGACCAGAGCGGCCAGGTTCCCATGATGGTCTCCGAGGTCCGCCGCCGTAAGGCACTGGCCGTCGTGCTGGGCCAGGCAGAGGTCACCGACACCGAGGGCAACGCCGTCGACCTGTCCGACTTCGTGCGTCCCGGCGGCGAAGAGGAAGCCCCCGCGGCCGAGGCTCCCGAGGCAGAAGCCCCGGCGGCTGATGAAGCAGAGACCGCCGCAGTTGAGGAAGACAAGGCAGAGGCCAAGGCCTAG